Within the Populus trichocarpa isolate Nisqually-1 chromosome 14, P.trichocarpa_v4.1, whole genome shotgun sequence genome, the region gtgcaaaaaaaaaaaaaatcaatatcattatacCAGGAAGTGATTCTATATTGGCCATCAAGGGACTCTTTGAAATCTGATCCTCTTATTGATGCCCGGATTGGACAATCTACCCACGCATTCGGGATGGGATGCTCTTGAAAACTTTCGaacacttttgtttttgttcttaggCCTAACTTGTAAGATATATTCCTCCAGAAGAAGCTAAATTCTACACGTGGCCTCCTTTGTCCCAATTCACTTCTTGCATTGCCACCTGTAGTACTTGTTTGAGATAAATCTAACGTCAACAGATGCAAACTGTAgagtcaaataaaataaatattcgaGTTATATAAATTCTAAGGTTAATAACtatattatttaagtttttagtagttataaaattcataaaatttaaaataataattttttaaaataaactcagAGCTTAACCAGTTAAACTGTTTCTCTCCAGGATTAAatgttctttttctctccttttttttttgctggtgATGTTCTTACAACTTATTCCGTCTAtccatataattataaataatatatatatataatttatgtattttagaGAGGTAACAAGAtaagtataatttataaatgttaGTTAGTTGCCGTGAAgatataaaatatcttgatcAGGGAAGTTAATCAGACCAAGTTCGTTATAGAAATCTGAACCGTAAATCTCAAACTAaatgaatccttttttttttttaatacctgTCCAGTCTCCTGAAAGTGGAATTTTTATTGCTAACCATGAAAGGAttagaattattaaatttaattaatatatttacgAAACCAGTGCAACATTTTATAGTATCTTATGATATCATTAATCTTTCCATaccatattttaatatactcaAATAATCTCTAATGGGACTACtatattgagagaaaaaaaaaactaaaagagagatTCGCACcctgatttcttttcttttttgtccttgggtttttttttcatttagacccctcaatttttttctatatatatttaattttttaacattacgTTATTGgtcttgatgatttatttttatgcctGCATACTAAAATCTTATGATGTCAATGAAATGTTTTGTCGCTTAGATAATGCTCGgtctaacaaaaaataaattttaattttattagtttaagaGAATTATAGCTTAggggacaaaaaaataatgtctatTTATAGCTGTGAATTTTTATTAAGTATTACTCCAAAAGACATGATTTTTTCACTATGCAAGGCTCCATTATTCATCCTCTCACACGTTCCTGTGGATTAGTTGTGCAaaattttatgtctttttaatttggtccttaaactttttttccAACAATATAGTCCTAATTAAAGACCaattagttttgatttattatgaaAAGGTGGGATTGAAAGAAGatagatcaaaatgaaaagggcATCAAATATGGGTGACATACTATGAGTTTTGCAAAAGATGCACTTTGGtcataatacttttaaaatcacacaaattatataatttaagtgcctcaatatttttccaattcaattttggtgagtttatttttgttatttttttagtctttggTTGAGATAGGTTATTAGATTCTGGTGgcagagagaaaaaattatcgTTGATACCGATTCAAGCTACCAATATAGATTATATTTATGTCAAGTGGTTTCATTTGACAATGagagttcatattaggtgtttttgtaCATTTAAagtttgtggaaaaaaaatatcagagctcgagttaattttggttttttcaagcCATAAACAAGTTTATCACGGTTTTTACGGTGTATTTTATtggtgttttgggtaaaaaacaggttttggataaaaaacttaaatcttgATTTTCCGATCATCACAATGGTTGGAATCTAGGCAAATCAAATAGTGCGtcgtctgatttttttttcaaaaaaatttagggCAAACATTCACCCtagttgcaaaataaaaataaattaagggcCTAGTCACGTGAGGTCTGGCAAAATGGGCCAAGCGAAGTAGTGCCTAacctttgcttcttttttttctaattttttttcttaagaaattaatgattattttttatggttttctctttaaattttgttaatttatatttaaattagtaccccttctcttttttattttgtttgtagaacctcttttaaatattaattatttttttagctatgcatttaaatttgaagagttttttttatttatctataatttttatcttttgtattgataaactttatttttgaaaataaaaaaaattattttcagataatatttctaacatgtACAACCTTGGATGatgtttgtttctcttttattttattcaatcaatttaatttgtgtatctattttttaaaataaaaacaattagcgAACATAACATGGTAAATATCCTATCTttcgagattaaatattttgatcaatatctatctcttgatttttcaagttttatttttagatattgttaataatttatttatttatttattcgcatatatagtttttaatttacttgATTACAcgtatgtataaattttttaatttgaacttaaattttattaactataaaaatgtattgaagaattttatatatacagtttttttatataaaataaaaatattttacgaaGAACGAgttacatatatattatttatctaaGACACGTCAGCTGCACCTAAACATTCTCTATGATGTTAGAAAATTGTTTTGATCTGTAGTTAGTAGAGTGTAGCGCAGGTCACCAATCCTGCGAGAAATTCTCTCCACATTTGGCAGGGCACGCATTCACATCGAAGGAGCTCGCAGGAACCGAAGGACTAAAACAGTAATTATAACCAAACTGCAGGTTAAAGTTAAACTCCAACCCTACCTTTTCGTAAACTTGTAGCAGCAGGAGTCACGTAGACCCCACCCTAacataagaatataaataaaataaaaggcagaAAAAACTCACTCATTACCAACCCCAATTTACCCCCCCcctttagtttaaaaaaaataaaaaaataaaaaccccaaATAAAACCATCAAAtctttagggtttgtttgactctcaagtctcaacaccctttttttgtttgtttctttatttttgtttctctcgACATCCAATCGCGAGTTTCAGTGAGAgtgaaaaacaatcaatcaccTGCTCtgtctcttctctctcttgCAGGATCCATTCCTCTTCACTTCACCGATATTCTCGCCTTTTTTGTAGTGTGCGAAAATCCGAAaacctagagagagaaagtggacAGATAGGCTAAAAGGCAGCAAGCAagttctgtttttatttttgtaacgTTGGGATCGGAGGGTAAAATTGAAGTTCTATTCAAATTTTTGGAGGGCTTTTTTAACAACACCATTTtagcttttgatttcttttctgttCGGACAtgactcttttttttggtttatgtcATAAACTTGGGGTTTAAAGAGTAAATTTGTATGCAatctggtggtggtggaggaggggGGCCCAGTTGGGTAGGACCGGCTGGGCGTGCGGGGTCCACATCATCGGCTGCAGCATCGCCTTCGTCTTCGTCTTCGTCTGCTGCTGTATGGAACCTTCAGTTGGGATTTGATTCGgtacagcagcagcagcagcaacagcagtcTAGGCAGgtaaggtttttcttttcaatttatcaaatttgattaattgatgCGTGTGATTAGTGAATTCCAGTTGTAATCAATGTGATTgattagttttttgaattttttattaatcacgAGTTTGGAGGAGGCACACTAAGCATGCATTTAATCTTAGGAGAAGATTAGggcatttaaattattttgaggtGTAATTAAGCATCTGAGTTTGCTCGGGGGTTTGTTTCAATATTGAAGATCAATGACAACTAAGCGCGGGTCCTGCTATTGGGTATTTTGTTTTAGCAGTTGGCATTCCTTATCTGGGTGATGTTTAATCATGTCTGTTGTTTTCCTTGTTAGTTTATGtggatattattattatatttcatttctttaacttttttttagaaaaaaaataaagagcccttttttttttattgggattaTGGAATAATCCTGCAGAAGTATCATACTTGGTGTTCATGGTGGAATCTGTCTAATTTTATGGTTCTTGTTATCTGTCGTGTTTTGCCGGCATTGTTTTTTGAGCTGCAATTTTAgatggaggttttttttttttttttgtactgaAAATTTATGGCGCAGTTTGCATAAAAATGAATCTGTAGATGCATCATGcattcatttattttgctttctctTTTAGATTCTTGTCAATATGAAGGTGCAGTGGCGATTCTAGTGCTCGGTTGACCATCTTCGTGCTTGTTTCCAAATCCAATTTTGTGTGCTTTGTGAATTGTATGATATTGTGCTTATTTCTAAGATTTCCTTACGGGCAAGGGTAGTTTGCGCTTTCATTTTTAGGTGAAATTTTGGtagcatttgttttatatttctaaCTGTGCATGCAGGCATTACAGCAACAATTACTTAGAAAACCCGAAGGGAATGAAACCCTTCTAGCTTATCAAGCTGGAACTCTTCAAGGAGTTACGGGAGGGAACAATTTTGCTTCATCTCCAGGCTCAATGCAAATACCTCAACAGTCCAGGCAATTATTTGATTTGGCTCGACAACATGGTTCCTCTCAGGACGGACAGAATAGGAATCAAGGTGTTGAGCAACAGGCTTTGAACCCAATTCAACAAGCATATCTTCAATATGCTTTCCAGGCCGCCCAACAAAAGTCAGCTTTGGCAATGCAGTCTCAGCAACAAGCTAAAGTAGGAACACTGGGCTCTCCTGCTGGAAAGGATCATGACATGCGGGTGGGAAATTTGAAAATGCAGGAACTCATGTCCATGCAGTCGGCAAATCAGGCTCAGGCTTCATCTTCTAAGAACCCATCTGAACATTTTTCTCGTGGTGAAAAACAGGTGGAACAAGGTCAGCAGCAAGCCTCTGAACAGAGGAATGAGCAAAAGTCTCCAATCCAGCCTACTGCCATTGGACAACTAATGCCTGCAAATGTTACTAGACCCATGCAGGCACCACAGGTTCAGCAAAACATCCAAAACATGGCAAACAACCAGCTCACAATGGCTGCTCAGATGCAAGCAATGCAAGCATGGGCACTTGAGCGCAACATTGATCTGGCACAACCTGCAAATGCCAACTTGATGGCGAAGCTTATTCCAGTCATGCAGGCAAGGATGGCTGCACAACTAAAGgcaaatgaaaataatactAGTGGACAATCATCACATCTCCCTGTGTCAAAGCCACAGGTTGCTTCTCCATCCATTGCAAACGAGAGTTCTCCTCATGCAAATTCATCCAGTGATATCTCTGGGCAGTCTGGCTCTGTAAAAACCAGGCAAACTGTTCCATCTGGTCCCTTTGGCTCAACTTCCAGTGGAGGCATAGTGAATAACCCTAACAACCTCACAATGCAGCAGCAGGCTTTTCACAGCAGAGAGAACCAAGCACCTCCTCGACAGGCAGTTGTGCTTGGAAATGGAATGCCTGCAAACGCAAGCCAAGGTGCAGATCATACTCTGCCTtcaaaaaatgcattaaacagcTCAGAAACTTCACAGACACAGCAATTCAGGCAGCTGAATCGATCTTCTCCACAATCTGCTGGTCCTTCTAATGACGGAGGCTTGGGCAACCACTTCTCTTCACAAGGCAGGCCAGCTGTCCAGATGGCACAACAGCGCACTGGGTTCACTAAACAGCAGTTGCATGTTCTGAAGGCTCAAATTCTAGCATTTAGGCGACTGAAGGTCTAAAAGTCTTTTACTTGCCACTACACATTTTCTTAATGTCCActtgaaaatttcaattgacTTAATAAGTTCTCAGTggatcatatgtttttttttttttgcttgatagAAAGGAGAAGGTACTCTTCCACAAGAGCTTCTTCGAGCTATTGCTCCACCACCCCTTGAGTTGCAGCTGCAGCAACAACTTCTCCCTGCAGGAGGAAGTAATCTGGACAGGTCGGGTGGAAAGATTGCTGAAGACCAAGCAAGGCATCTGGAGTCCAATGATAAGGGTTCGAAAGCAATGCTATCTATGAACGGACAGAATTTTTCTAAAGAGGAAGTTTTTACTGGTGATGAGAAAGCAACCGTCTCAACCATGCATATGCAAAAGGCACCGGCTGTGATGAAGGAACCCACTCCCCTTGTGGCTTCTGGGAAAGAAGAGCAGCAAACTGCTACATGTTCTGTCAATTCAGACCAGGAGACTGAACATGGACTTCTGAAAACTCCTGTTAGAAGTGATCTAGCAGCAGATAGGGGAAGGGGCGTTGCTTCACAGTTTCCTGCATCTGATGCTATGCAAGCTAAGAAACCTGCACAAGCAAGCACTGTGGTCCAGCCGAAAGATACCGGCTCTGCCAGAAAGTATCATGGACCATTATttgattttcccttttttacTAGGAAACATGACTCTGTTGGGTCAACTGGGATGATTAACACGAATAATAACCTAACATTGACCTATGATGTCAAAGATCTTCTTTTTGAGGAAGGCATGGAAATGCTTAACAAGAAAAGGtcagagaatttgaagaaaatcaatggtCTACTAGCAGTAAATTTAGAGAGGAAAAGGATTAGACCAGATCTTGTGTTGCGGTTACAGATTGAAGAGAGAAAGCTTAGGCTTTTGGATCTACAGGCGCGTTTAAGGGATGACGTTGATCAACAGCAACAGGAAATCATGGCAATGCCTGACAGACTATATAGGAAGTTTGTTCGGCTATGTGAGCGTCAACGGATGGAGCTGACAAGGCAGGTACAGGCCTCTCAAAAAGCCATAAGAGAGAAGCAATTGAAATCCATCATGCAGTGGCGCAAGAAACTTCTTGAGACTCATTGGGCCATCCGGGATGCACGTACTGCCCGTAACAGAGGAGTTGCTAAATACCATGAGAGAATGTTGAGGGAGTTTTCAAAGAGAAGGGATGATGACCGAAATAAAAGGATGGAGGCATTGAAGAACAACGATGTTGAAAGGTATAGAGAAATGTTGTTGGAGCAACAGACTAGCATCTCAGGCGATGCTTCTGAGAGATATGCCGTTCTCTCGTCATTCTTGACTCAGACAGAAGAATATCTCCATAAGCTGGGAGGTAAAATAACAGCTGCTAAGAATCAGCAGGAAGTGGAGGAGGCAGCTAATGCCGCAGCAGGAGCTGCACGACTGCAGGCATGATTTATTCAcccccccccctccctccctcccagcAACCCACCAATTAGATGTTCATGTTTTATTTCTTCTCGTAAAATTAAGATTCCTGCCTCTTAGCTGTATACCAAAAATCCCccccttttctttataaattctGATGCATGGATTTCCTTTTCATATTCTTTATGTGAGATTTGGTTTGGAACTGCTAATTCATCTAGTTTTATTGTTGATTAAAGGGCCTATCAGAAGAAGAAGTACGAGCAGCTGCAGCTTGTGCTGGTGAGGAAGTATTGATAAGAAACCGGTTTGTGGAAATGAATGCACCCTGGGACAGTTCATCTGTTAACAAGTAAgttatttgtttgattaaattTGTCATGTTTCCTACATTGAGGAGAGGAGTGAACTGGTTATTCGATTTATTAAGTGCTGAGTGGGTGTAGTTGGTTCCAAGAGATGGAGGCTTCTGTGTGCTATACAATATATCCTAAAGGCATCTAACACATGCCACTAATGATCTTCACATACATAATTTACTTCCACATTTTCATCCTGTACAAAATTGATGTTTGATTGTAACAGTTTATGCTTTGTCATTCCCTGTTAACAGATATTACAATCTTGCACATGCTGTGAATGAAAGGGTCATAAGGCAACCATCTATGTTACGAGTTGGAACCTTACGAGACTATCAGCTTGTAGGCCACTAAtctttggtgtattttttattttatttcattttctttttgctaCATTTTAAGCCTTCTCATGTTACAAGTTTCTTAAGCTATTTATGTTTGTGTGCTTGTTTGTCCCCCTCAGGTTGGGTTGCAGTGGATGCTTTCTTTgtataacaacaaattaaatggaATCTTGGCAGATGAGATGGGGCTTGGAAAGACTGTACAGGTTTGTTTCTGTTGGCTCAAGCCTCTTCTTTTTATGGAAGCTTAAGCCTTTAAACcacatccttttaaaaaatgaaatatttgaaaacaaatcccatTTATTTGCTTTCAAAACCCTAGAGGTTTAATGTCTCTGAACTCCATGCCTCATAAATGGATCCTTTGTTCTTGGAAAAATTATTAGTAATTTCACTTCTCTCAAGCAACAGACTAATTCACCAATAAATCAcctataataattttattttaaaggagtTTATTTCTTTACATGCTTCCTAAAGTACCCTCCGAAATTTTGCATTGCCTATTAAAAATCCTAGAAACTTTTCTTTTTGAGGAAaaaatctaataacttaaagGTGAATTTGTTGTGTCAATGATTAaagacataaattaaaaaaaatatgaagttataTGTCCTAAGAAAATGTTCACTTTTAAATACGAgaagtaattaaaaattctaaagcTTTAGCTGATTACATACAAAGAAACTTATTGCCATGAAAATCCAAGTCTAAAAACCTTTTTTCCTTATATATACATTTATATATGTAAGAAAAAAGTAACTAGATAAGAATTGTAGTTTTTGACCTGAACTATAAAAATGTTGAGCAAATAACAGTGAAACCCTAAAAGCTAATGTTATACatgttgaaaaaagaagaagaatggtgCATGTACCCGTTCTCTTTTAGGAAACTTGCATGTGAATCTGAGAACAATTCTTATAATTGAGCTGATAGTTGTGAAATAATGAAGGATAAATTGATGATTTAGAATCTCAATTATGGAgtatataaaattgagattttgtGGAATGAAAAGTTGCATAATGAACTTATTGGTCTTTTGCATGTGAATGGTGAACCCATTGACACTTTTCCATTGGTAGTCAACTAGAATAATTTATAGATGACATAATAGACATTTGTTTTGTGTGctattcttaaataattttgttcctATGCAGGTGATGGCATTGATTGCTTATCTAATGGAATTCAAAGGAAACTATGGACCACATCTTATAATCGTTCCTAATGCTGTTTTGGTGAATTGGAAGGTTAGTTACTCTTAGTTGCATATTTATTCACaggattttttagtgttttttgatGTCTGACCGAGTTCATGCTGCAGAGCGAGCTACACAACTGGCTGCCATCTGTGTCCTGCATTTATTATGTTGGTGGAAAGGATCAGCGGTCAAAATTATTTTCCCAAGTAAGAAGAACACATTTACTTGCTCATTTGTTTTTCACTCTTCAGATTTATTATGAATTGCTGAGCTTTCTTTTACTATAACTCTGTAGGAGGTTTCTGCCATGAAATTTAATGTCCTTGTGACAACTTATGAGTTCATCATGTATGACCGGTCAAAACTTTCTAAAGTTGATTGGAAGTACATCATAATTGACGAGGCACAGAGAATGAAGGACAGGGAGTCAGTTTTAGCCCGTGATCTTGATAGATATCGCTGCCAGAGGCGCTTACTTCTCACAGGGACACCACTACAGGTCTGTTAAAGCTGTCTATTTTATAGCTACACACCATTGTTACTCCAATGCTTAT harbors:
- the LOC7496980 gene encoding ATP-dependent helicase BRM isoform X1, translated to MQSGGGGGGGPSWVGPAGRAGSTSSAAASPSSSSSSAAVWNLQLGFDSVQQQQQQQQSRQALQQQLLRKPEGNETLLAYQAGTLQGVTGGNNFASSPGSMQIPQQSRQLFDLARQHGSSQDGQNRNQGVEQQALNPIQQAYLQYAFQAAQQKSALAMQSQQQAKVGTLGSPAGKDHDMRVGNLKMQELMSMQSANQAQASSSKNPSEHFSRGEKQVEQGQQQASEQRNEQKSPIQPTAIGQLMPANVTRPMQAPQVQQNIQNMANNQLTMAAQMQAMQAWALERNIDLAQPANANLMAKLIPVMQARMAAQLKANENNTSGQSSHLPVSKPQVASPSIANESSPHANSSSDISGQSGSVKTRQTVPSGPFGSTSSGGIVNNPNNLTMQQQAFHSRENQAPPRQAVVLGNGMPANASQGADHTLPSKNALNSSETSQTQQFRQLNRSSPQSAGPSNDGGLGNHFSSQGRPAVQMAQQRTGFTKQQLHVLKAQILAFRRLKKGEGTLPQELLRAIAPPPLELQLQQQLLPAGGSNLDRSGGKIAEDQARHLESNDKGSKAMLSMNGQNFSKEEVFTGDEKATVSTMHMQKAPAVMKEPTPLVASGKEEQQTATCSVNSDQETEHGLLKTPVRSDLAADRGRGVASQFPASDAMQAKKPAQASTVVQPKDTGSARKYHGPLFDFPFFTRKHDSVGSTGMINTNNNLTLTYDVKDLLFEEGMEMLNKKRSENLKKINGLLAVNLERKRIRPDLVLRLQIEERKLRLLDLQARLRDDVDQQQQEIMAMPDRLYRKFVRLCERQRMELTRQVQASQKAIREKQLKSIMQWRKKLLETHWAIRDARTARNRGVAKYHERMLREFSKRRDDDRNKRMEALKNNDVERYREMLLEQQTSISGDASERYAVLSSFLTQTEEYLHKLGGKITAAKNQQEVEEAANAAAGAARLQGLSEEEVRAAAACAGEEVLIRNRFVEMNAPWDSSSVNKYYNLAHAVNERVIRQPSMLRVGTLRDYQLVGLQWMLSLYNNKLNGILADEMGLGKTVQVMALIAYLMEFKGNYGPHLIIVPNAVLVNWKSELHNWLPSVSCIYYVGGKDQRSKLFSQEVSAMKFNVLVTTYEFIMYDRSKLSKVDWKYIIIDEAQRMKDRESVLARDLDRYRCQRRLLLTGTPLQNDLKELWSLLNLLLPEVFDNRKAFHDWFSKPFQKEAPMHDGEDDWLETEKKVIIIHRLHQILEPFMLRRRVQDVEGSLPPKVSIVLRCRMSSIQSTIYDWIKSTGTIRVDPEDEKLRAQKNPAYQPKVYKTLNNRCMELRKTCNHPLLNYPYFNDLSKDFLVQSCGKLWILDRILIKLQRTGHRVLLFSTMTKLLDILEEYLQWRRLVYRRIDGTTSLEDRESAIVDFNSHDSDCFIFLLSIRAAGRGLNLQSADTVIIYDPDPNPKNEEQAVARAHRIGQTREVKVIYMEAVVDKISSCQKEDELRSGGTVDLEDDLVGKDRYMGSIESLIRKNIQQYKIDMADEVINAGRFDQRTTHEERRMTLETLLHDEERYQETMHDVPSLQEVNRMIARSKDEVELFDQMDEEFDWTEEMTRYDQVPKWLRASSKEVDGTIAILSKKPSKAILFADVMGMVSGEMETERKRVRPKGKKSPNYKEIDDENGDYSEASSDERNGYSAHEEEGEIQEIEDDESSDAVGAPPINKDQSEDDGPPCDGGYECHGALESTRNNDVLDEAGSSGSSSDSQRVTRMISPVSPQKFGSLSALDARPGSLPKKLPDELEEGEIAVSGDSHVDHQQSGSWMHDRDEGEDEQVLQPKIKRKRSIRLRPRHTVERPEEKSSNDVQRGDSCLLPFQMDHKYQAQLRSDTEMKALVEPSGFKHDQIDSSTSRRNLPSRRIAKTPKLHASPKSGRLHLQSAPAEDATEHSRVSLDGKVPSTSGTSSLGTKMSDVIQRRCKNVIGKFQRRIDKEGQQIVPLLADLWKRIENSGHVSGAGTNLLDLRKIEQRVDRLEYSGVMELVFDVQFMLKGAMQFYGFSHEVRTEARKVHDLFFDILKIAFPDTDFREARNALSFSGPSSTSVSAPSAKQAALGLSKRNKSINNVEPDNSTTHKPMQRGSIPNSEDIRSVRVPQKETRVGSGSGSSREQYHQDDSPLHPGELVICKKKRKDRDKSAVRSRTGSSGPVSPPSMGRNITSPVLNSIPKDARLNTSPVLNSIPKDARLNTSPVLNSIPKDARLSQQNTHQQGWVNQPQPPNGGAGSVGWANPVKRLRTDAGKRRPSHL
- the LOC7496980 gene encoding ATP-dependent helicase BRM isoform X4, whose translation is MQSGGGGGGGPSWVGPAGRAGSTSSAAASPSSSSSSAAVWNLQLGFDSVQQQQQQQQSRQALQQQLLRKPEGNETLLAYQAGTLQGVTGGNNFASSPGSMQIPQQSRQLFDLARQHGSSQDGQNRNQGVEQQALNPIQQAYLQYAFQAAQQKSALAMQSQQQAKVGTLGSPAGKDHDMRVGNLKMQELMSMQSANQAQASSSKNPSEHFSRGEKQVEQGQQQASEQRNEQKSPIQPTAIGQLMPANVTRPMQAPQVQQNIQNMANNQLTMAAQMQAMQAWALERNIDLAQPANANLMAKLIPVMQARMAAQLKANENNTSGQSSHLPVSKPQVASPSIANESSPHANSSSDISGQSGSVKTRQTVPSGPFGSTSSGGIVNNPNNLTMQQQAFHSRENQAPPRQAVVLGNGMPANASQGADHTLPSKNALNSSETSQTQQFRQLNRSSPQSAGPSNDGGLGNHFSSQGRPAVQMAQQRTGFTKQQLHVLKAQILAFRRLKKGEGTLPQELLRAIAPPPLELQLQQQLLPAGGSNLDRSGGKIAEDQARHLESNDKGSKAMLSMNGQNFSKEEVFTGDEKATVSTMHMQKAPAVMKEPTPLVASGKEEQQTATCSVNSDQETEHGLLKTPVRSDLAADRGRGVASQFPASDAMQAKKPAQASTVVQPKDTGSARKYHGPLFDFPFFTRKHDSVGSTGMINTNNNLTLTYDVKDLLFEEGMEMLNKKRSENLKKINGLLAVNLERKRIRPDLVLRLQIEERKLRLLDLQARLRDDVDQQQQEIMAMPDRLYRKFVRLCERQRMELTRQVQASQKAIREKQLKSIMQWRKKLLETHWAIRDARTARNRGVAKYHERMLREFSKRRDDDRNKRMEALKNNDVERYREMLLEQQTSISGDASERYAVLSSFLTQTEEYLHKLGGKITAAKNQQEVEEAANAAAGAARLQGLSEEEVRAAAACAGEEVLIRNRFVEMNAPWDSSSVNKYYNLAHAVNERVIRQPSMLRVGTLRDYQLVGLQWMLSLYNNKLNGILADEMGLGKTVQVMALIAYLMEFKGNYGPHLIIVPNAVLVNWKSELHNWLPSVSCIYYVGGKDQRSKLFSQEVSAMKFNVLVTTYEFIMYDRSKLSKVDWKYIIIDEAQRMKDRESVLARDLDRYRCQRRLLLTGTPLQNDLKELWSLLNLLLPEVFDNRKAFHDWFSKPFQKEAPMHDGEDDWLETEKKVIIIHRLHQILEPFMLRRRVQDVEGSLPPKVSIVLRCRMSSIQSTIYDWIKSTGTIRVDPEDEKLRAQKNPAYQPKVYKTLNNRCMELRKTCNHPLLNYPYFNDLSKDFLVQSCGKLWILDRILIKLQRTGHRVLLFSTMTKLLDILEEYLQWRRLVYRRIDGTTSLEDRESAIVDFNSHDSDCFIFLLSIRAAGRGLNLQSADTVIIYDPDPNPKNEEQAVARAHRIGQTREVKVIYMEAVVDKISSCQKEDELRSGGTVDLEDDLVGKDRYMGSIESLIRKNIQQYKIDMADEVINAGRFDQRTTHEERRMTLETLLHDEERYQETMHDVPSLQEVNRMIARSKDEVELFDQMDEEFDWTEEMTRYDQVPKWLRASSKEVDGTIAILSKKPSKAILFADVMGMVSGEMETERKRVRPKGKKSPNYKEIDDENGDYSEASSDERNGYSAHEEEGEIQEIEDDESSDAVGAPPINKDQSEDDGPPCDGGYECHGALESTRNNDVLDEAGSSGSSSDSQRVTRMISPVSPQKFGSLSALDARPGSLPKKLPDELEEGEIAVSGDSHVDHQQSGSWMHDRDEGEDEQVLQPKIKRKRSIRLRPRHTVERPEEKSSNDVQRGDSCLLPFQMDHKYQAQLRSDTEMKALVEPSGFKHDQIDSSTSRRNLPSRRIAKTPKLHASPKSGRLHLQSAPAEDATEHSRVSLDGKVPSTSGTSSLGTKMSDVIQRRCKNVIGKFQRRIDKEGQQIVPLLADLWKRIENSGHVSGAGTNLLDLRKIEQRVDRLEYSGVMELVFDVQFMLKGAMQFYGFSHEVRTEARKVHDLFFDILKIAFPDTDFREARNALSFSGPSSTSVSAPSAKQAALGLSKRNKSINNVEPDNSTTHKPMQRGSIPNSEDIRSVRVPQKETRVGSGSGSSREQYHQDDSPLHPGELVICKKKRKDRDKSAVRSRTGSSGPVSPPSMGRNITSPVLNSIPKDARLSQQNTHQQGWVNQPQPPNGGAGSVGWANPVKRLRTDAGKRRPSHL